Proteins encoded together in one Benincasa hispida cultivar B227 chromosome 1, ASM972705v1, whole genome shotgun sequence window:
- the LOC120085828 gene encoding uncharacterized protein LOC120085828 — protein MTKTNVQFWILWAFGLLGPWDSSSSANPFRTPLAGFFVGLHLMDCHFTRMPYTHMRLLGTTLSVNLAPNPALWKISYYPIANINLPPNAGPINQQMTIIRSDSVFSPLDIFNRRSSSQAMLFMVDEGRNSNFAECYKSKCSSGPIEKLVVSNKNDSPENLETENDKELQRRKKIGLANKGRVPWNKGKKHNLETRKRIKQRTIEALRDPKVRRKMSEYPRTHSDQVKVKISSSLRCVWGKRLMKKRLNETFFLSWMESIAVAAKKGGKEEQELDWDSYDKIKQEILHQDLQRVAEKTKLKVTRAENVKKKKVQGMVHKKEKGEDNSKTKKLKMCSRRRNGGKRKGKEGDDTLRKMKKSTTIERSKLKQRLKKIRKKISTNGAVIAQGSIASVAPKNTSWEKLDLDLIKKGQMRKEVSLADQIQVAKNRKAESTACKVLIASTLTYQCTGFAEG, from the exons ATGACCAAAACAAATgttcaattttggattttatggGCATTTGGGCTGTTGGGTCCTTgggattcttcttcttctgcaaACCCATTTCGGACGCCGCTCGCCGGTTTCTTCGTCGGCCTCCACCTTATGGATTGCCATTTCACTCGAATGCCATACACTCACAT GAGATTATTAGGTACAACACTATCAGTTAATCTTGCTCCAAATCCTGCCCTCTGGAAGATTTCTTATTACCCGATAGCCAATATCAATCTTCCTCCAAATGCTGGGCCAATTAATCAGCAGATGACTATAATAAGGAGTGATTCAGTCTTTTCTCCTTTAGATATTTTTAACAGAAGGAGTTCTTCACAAGCCATGCTTTTCATGGTTGATGAAGGTAGAAATTCCAACTTTGCCGAGTGCTACAAGTCTAAGTGTTCCTCAGGTCCTATTGAGAAGCTGGTCGTGAGCAACAAAAATGATTCTCCAGAAAATCTTGAGACTGAAAATGACAAGGAATTGCAAAGACGAAAAAAGATCGGACTGGCAAATAAAGGGAGAGTGCCATGGAACAAGGGCAAGAAACACAACCTGG AAACTCGTAAGCGAATCAAGCAGAGAACAATTGAAGCCTTGAGAGACCCCAAG GTGAGGAGGAAGATGTCCGAATATCCCCGCACTCATAG TGATCAGGTTAAGGTTAAAATTAGCTCTTCACTCAGATGTGTTTGGGGAAAGAGACTAATGAAGAAGAGATTAAATGAGACATTCTTTCTGTCGTGGATGGAAAGCATAGCTGTTGCTGCAAAGAAAGGAGGGAAGGAAGAACAAGAACTCGACTGGGACAGCTATGACAAGATAAAACAAGAAATACTTCACCAAGATCTTCAACGGGTTGCAGAGAAGACAAAACTAAAAGTGACGAGAGCAGAAaatgtgaaaaagaaaaaagtccaAGGGATGGTtcataagaaagaaaaaggggaAGACAATTCCAAAAcaaagaagttgaaaatgtGTTCCAGAAGAAGAAATGGggggaaaagaaagggaaaagaaGGAGATGACACCCTGAGAAAGATGAAGAAATCGACTACCATCGAAAGATCAAAGCTTAAGCAGAGATTGAAAAAG ATTCGCAAAAAGATTTCAACAAATGGTGCAGTCATTGCCCAAGGAAGTATAGCTTCAGTGGCACCCAAAAACACATCCTGGGAAAAACTGGATCTGGATCTTATAAAGAAAGGTCAAATGAGGAAAGAAGTATCACTGGCAGATCAAATTCAAGTTGCCAAGAATAGAAAAGCCGAATCTACAGCCTGCAAAGTTCTTATAGCCTCTACTTTGACATACCAGTGCACCGGGTTTGCGGAAGGGTAA